In Sander vitreus isolate 19-12246 chromosome 12, sanVit1, whole genome shotgun sequence, the following proteins share a genomic window:
- the mul3 gene encoding mitochondrial ubiquitin ligase activator of nfkb 1-A translates to MGDLPVNPLVLVGVGSSFAFSGLFYHLYQEKKKELEKLKEIPIFKPDQHLVRVLRASPHKRLQYVAVEGLVQADGEPLASQFVPRCFGVIQKIAVEEHWKFWNYITKTWNSQTMNRKETNNSVPFSLVSPGANITDLYVKIQNPLEASGCYLDRVYFNVRRAEEGLGNLVMQGLSGQKPVAMEESEELLRVGSTLTGFGEVVLEGGQVMRLQAPQDGRKFILVPTDYRSFMDRHERSASMWKMLTAVTGITGASLLAKVIYGFVGKQDDRSK, encoded by the exons ATGGGTGATCTTCCTGTAAACCCGCTGGTTTTGGTTGGTGTCGGGTCCAGCTTTGCCTTCTCTGGCCTTTTCTATCATCTAtaccaagaaaagaaaaaagagttgGAAAAGCTGAAG GAAATACCCATTTTCAAGCCAGATCAACATTTGGTCAGAGTACTAAGAGCATCTCCCCACAAGCGACTTCAGTATGTTGCTGTAGAAG GTCTGGTCCAGGCGGATGGGGAGCCTCTGGCCAGCCAGTTTGTCCCACGATGTTTTGGTGTGATTCAGAAGATAGCAGTTGAGGAGCACTGGAAATTTTGGAACTACATCACCAAGACATG GAATTCTCAGACAATGAACAGAAAAGAAACCAACAACTCTGTGCCTTTCAGTCTGGTCAGCCCTGGAGCCAACATCACTGACTTGTATGTGAAGATTCAAAACCCTCTGGAGGCCTCTGGGTGCTACCTGGACAGGGTTTATTTCAATGTAAGACGTGCTGAGGAGGGCTTGGGGAACTTGGTGATGCAGGGCCTCAGCGGGCAGAAACCAGTGGCGATGGAGGAGAGCGAGGAGCTGCTGCGTGTGGGGAGCACCCTGACTGGTTTTGGTGAGGTGGTGCTGGAGGGGGGCCAGGTGATGAGGCTGCAGGCCCCGCAGGACGGCCGCAAGTTCATCCTGGTCCCCACTGACTACAGGAGCTTCATGGACAGGCACGAGAGATCAGCCAGCATGTGGAAGATGCTGACTGCTGTTACTGGCATCACAGGGGCTTCGCTTCTAGCCAAGGTTATTTACGGCTTTGTGGGAAAACAGGATGACAGGTCAAAGTAG
- the eif2b5 gene encoding translation initiation factor eIF2B subunit epsilon, whose product MAGRGGKQSRSGSGLSSRKCADEREEEEQPLQAVLVADSFNRRFFPVTKDQPRALLPLGNVAMIDYTLEFLTSTGVQETFVFCCWMASKIKEHLLKSKWCRPTSPNTVHIITSEMYRSLGDVLRDVDAKSLLRSDFVLVYGDVVSNIDISQALQEHRHRRKMEKNISVMTMIFKESSPGHRSRCEEDDVIVAMDSKSQRILHYQKTQGLKRLQFPMNIFHSASDEFEIRHDLLDCHISICSPQVAELFTDNFDYQTRNDFVRGMLVNEEILGNQIHMHVTKDGYGVRVSNLLMYDSVSSDLVRRWVYPLTPEANFIDQKGRSCTYSRHNVYRGSGVSLGHGSQMVENVLIGCDTSIGANCYIYNSVIGNNCVIGDNVTLDHAYIWNNVHIASNVVISQSVVCDKAEIKEGVKLNKQCVLAYNVVIGPNISLPEGTVVSMHLPEEEEEEDDDEFLSDDAQVGHSKDKTKLKVFNPAEVGAEGKGYIWKTSSLDDTEDEELLHCLWGLVLNPDPESESEDSEPDDPDDPVIPSPEMDDVKVFQMEVLGTLQRGLEENISFDNLVLEINSLKYAYNITLKEVMQILTRVVLEYPFQQQGPQLTPSQYVTLLEPLLKKWAPVFKNYVKRAQDHLDCLSAFEEHFLEQKSHWAAMFKVLMSMYQLEILEEEMILRWFSQGATTDMSKQLRKNQGLQKFIQWLEEAEEFSEEEGK is encoded by the exons ATGGCCGGTAGAGGAGGAAAACAGAGTCGTTCGGGCTCTGGCCTATCAAGTAGAAAATGTGCAGATGAGCGGGAAGAAGAGGAGCAGCCGCTGCAGGCTGTTTTAGTCGCTGACAGCTTCAACCGGAGGTTTTTCCCGGTGACCAAAGACCAGCCAAGG GCTTTGCTGCCGCTGGGTAATGTTGCCATGATCGACTACACCCTGGAGTTCCTCACTTCCACTGGGGTGCAGGAAACATTTGTCTTCTGCTGCTGGATGGCCAGTAAAATCAAGGAACACTTGCT TAAATCAAAGTGGTGTCGACCCACCTCTCCAAACACAGTCCACATCATCACCTCAGAGATGTACCGCTCCCTAGGGGATGTGCTCAGGGATGTTGATGCAAAGTCCCTTTTGCGCTCCGACTTTGTGTTGGTCTACGGAGATGTGGTATCGAATATTGACATCAGTCAGGCATTGCAGGAGCACAG GCATCGTCGCAAGATGGAGAAGAACATCTCAGTGATGACGATGATCTTCAAGGAATCATCGCCAGGTCACAGGTCCCGCTGTGAGGAAGATGATGTCATCGTCGCTATGGACAGCAAGAGCCAGCGGATTTTACACTATCAGAAGACACAGGGGCTGAAGAGGCTACAGTTCCCCATG AACATTTTTCACAGTGCAAGTGATGAGTTTGAAATCAGACACGACCTCCTGGACTGTCACATCAGTATCTGCTCCCCACAG GTTGCTGAGCTCTTCACTGACAATTTTGACTACCAGACTAGGAATGACTTTGTCAGAGGGATGTTGGTCAATGAAGAG ATTCTGGGCAACCAGATACACATGCATGTCACCAAGGATGGTTACGGTGTCCGGGTGTCCAACCTTCTCATGTACGATTCGGTGTCGTCGGACCTCGTGCGCCGATGGGTTTACCCGCTCACTCCAGAGGCTAACTTCATTGACCAGAAGGGACGAAGCTGCACGTATTCTCGCCACAACGTCTACCGAGGGTCTGGAGTCAGCTTGGGCCACGGCAGCCAGATGGTGGAGAACGTTCTCATCGGCTGTGACACTAGCATCGGTGCTAACTGTTACATTTATAACAGCGTCATCGGTAACAACTGCGTCATAG GTGACAATGTAACCCTAGACCATGCCTACATCTGGAATAATGTTCACATTGCCAGCAACGTGGTGATCAGCCAGTCTGTGGTCTGCGACAAGGCTGAGATCAAAGAAGGCGTGAAGCTAAACAAACAGTGTGTCTTGGCGTATAAC GTGGTGATTGGACCAAACATCTCTCTACCTGAAGGCACCGTGGTGTCCATGCACCttccagaggaggaggaggaggaggatgatgatgaattCCTGAGTGACGATGCCCAGGTTGGTCACAGCAAAGACAAAACCAAACTGAAAG TGTTCAACCCAGCAGAGGTTGGAGCAGAGGGAAAAGGCTACATCTGGAAGACTAGCAGTCTGGATGACACAGAGGATGAAGAGTTGTTGCACTGCCTCTGGG GTTTGGTGTTGAACCCTGACCCTGAGAGTGAAAGTGAGGACAGTGAGCCCGATGATCCTGATGACCCAGTGATCCCCTCCCCAGAGATGGATGATGTCAAAG TCTTCCAGATGGAGGTGCTGGGGACTCTGCAGAGAGGTTTGGAGGAAAACATCAGCTTTGACAATCTTGTACTTGAGATCAACTCTCTCAA GTACGCCTACAACATCACTCTGAAGGAGGTGATGCAGATCTTAACCAGAGTGGTGCTGGAGTATCCTTTCCAGCAGCAGGGCCCACAGCTTACCCCATCGCAATACGTTACTCTGCTCGAACCG TTATTAAAGAAATGGGCGCCGGTGTTTAAGAACTATGTGAAGAGAGCACAGGACCATctagactgtctgtctgcctttgaGGAACACTTCCTGGAGCAGAAGAGTCACTGGGCTGCTATGTTCAAG GTCCTGATGAGCATGTACCAGCTGGAGATCCTGGAGGAGGAGATGATACTGCGTTGGTTCTCCCAGGGGGCCACCACCGACATGAGCAAGCAGCTACGCAAGAACCAGGGG cTTCAAAAGTTCATCCAATGGTTGGAGGAGGCTGAGGAGTTTTCAGAGGAGGAAGGGAAATAA
- the LOC144526965 gene encoding crystallin J1A-like, with amino-acid sequence MAASVANRAIGAIVGSAVADAAAQPLHWVYDRQKLQGILAQDPNPEFRSESANPFYRRQTGQQSCYGDQAFVLLESLSECGGLNVDDLKQRTLKFFGPGSEYDTPVNDPYRERGGPKPQMPIKGPWRHASLKSFLKNVDAGKEETGCESDCQIDGIAKLAPIVAFYAGKPDMLEKVEQAVRVTQNNDACVADTLAAARFLEHFILNGPDPKALDSVLDQLSDPNGKQPQDLDKAVIGHIHQVKETLSKTPQELIPTVFPNTUGLPGAFQAALHGVLTAKHYEQAVRDTMSCGGCTCSRGSFIGACLGAQIGLEGIPASWISKTLHYDSVLKHAKKITKHHQ; translated from the exons ATGGCTGCATCTGTGGCTAACAGAGCGATAGGAGCCATTGTAGGATCAGCAGTTGCAGATGCAGCAG CGCAGCCCCTCCACTGGGTGTACGATCGGCAGAAGCTGCAGGGGATTCTGGCTCAGGATCCGAACCCCGAGTTCCGCTCTGAGTCGGCCAACCCTTTCTACAGGAGGCAGACGGGCCAGCAGagctgctacggagaccaggcCTTTGTCCTGCTGGAGTCCTTGTCTGAATGTGGAG GTCTAAATGTTGACGATCTGAAGCAGCGCACACTAAAATTCTTTGGGCCTGGATCAGAGTATGACACGCCTGTCAATGATccttacagagagagaggag GGCCAAAACCTCAGATGCCCATCAAGGGACCATGGAGACATGCGAGTTTAAAGAGCTTTCTGAAGAATGTGGATGCAGGCAAAGAGGAGACTG GCTGTGAGAGCGACTGTCAGATTGATGGAATAGCCAAACTGGCTCCTATAGTGGCTTTTTATGCAGGAAAGCCTGACATGCTGGAAAAGGTTGAGCAGGCAGTCCGTGTCACCCAGAACAATGATGCATGTGTGGCAGACACTCTAGCAGCTGCAAG GTTTCTTGAGCATTTCATCCTGAATGGTCCTGATCCAAAAGCCTTGGACTCTGTGCTCGATCAGCTCAGTGACCCGAACGGAAAGCAGCCCCAGGATCTGGACAAAGCAGTAATTG GGCACATTCATCAGGTGAAGGAGACTCTGTCAAAGACTCCTCAGGAGCTAATCCCCACTGTGTTTCCAAACACATGAG GTTTGCCAGGTGCATTCCAAGCAGCGCTTCATGGAGTCCTGACAGCCAAGCACTATGAGCAGGCTGTCAGAGATACCATGAGCTGTGGAGGTTGCACATGTAGCAGAGGGTCCTTCATTGGAGCCTGTCTTGGGGCTCAG ATTGGACTTGAGGGAATTCCAGCTTCGTGGATATCCAAAACCCTGCATTATGACTCAGTGTTGAAGCATGCCAAGAAGATAACCAAACACCACCAATAG